Proteins from a single region of Desulfuribacillus stibiiarsenatis:
- a CDS encoding rhodanese-like domain-containing protein: MFKQNKAFKSLLIALSLILAVTLVGCGKTAEPVQQTPAPVATPEPAPAPAPEKPKLKAEDVVLERAKDFAAARHAGQSYMIAAKDASEKIAAGNIFVLDVRSAEDFEKGHIAGAFNVSFVGGELATLLDRLPQDKEIYVLCYSGQQANQVNAALNVAGFNSKAITGGAGSWTKAELTLPETGANPLSAAPAASEPTTDADKLAWEKVEGYLGSVISAETSNFIAPAKLHEELTASADKYYVVDIRVPKADNYDQGHIEGSHFYSWEDMEKKMAEFPMDKKIVVGCWSGNNAGQAVALLRMNGYDAHLLTSGIDNGWLQKTKPEAERKPLPLVK, encoded by the coding sequence ATGTTCAAACAAAATAAAGCATTTAAGTCGTTGTTAATTGCATTGTCATTGATTTTAGCAGTAACTCTTGTTGGTTGTGGCAAAACTGCTGAACCAGTACAACAGACACCAGCTCCTGTAGCAACTCCGGAACCAGCACCAGCACCAGCTCCAGAGAAACCTAAATTAAAGGCAGAAGATGTAGTTCTTGAGCGCGCGAAAGACTTTGCTGCTGCTCGTCATGCAGGTCAGTCGTATATGATTGCAGCGAAAGACGCTTCTGAAAAAATTGCTGCAGGTAATATCTTTGTTCTTGATGTTCGTTCTGCTGAGGACTTTGAAAAGGGTCACATTGCAGGTGCTTTTAACGTAAGTTTCGTAGGTGGAGAATTAGCAACATTACTAGATCGCCTCCCACAAGACAAGGAAATCTATGTATTATGCTATTCAGGTCAACAAGCGAACCAAGTAAATGCAGCGTTAAATGTTGCTGGCTTCAATTCTAAAGCAATCACAGGTGGTGCAGGAAGTTGGACGAAGGCAGAGCTTACTCTCCCTGAGACAGGTGCAAATCCTTTATCAGCAGCGCCAGCAGCATCAGAGCCTACAACAGATGCGGATAAGTTAGCTTGGGAAAAGGTTGAAGGGTATCTAGGGTCGGTTATAAGTGCGGAAACAAGCAATTTCATTGCTCCAGCTAAATTACACGAAGAATTAACTGCAAGTGCAGATAAGTACTATGTAGTCGACATCCGTGTACCTAAAGCAGATAACTATGATCAAGGTCATATTGAAGGTTCACATTTCTACTCATGGGAAGACATGGAGAAAAAAATGGCTGAATTCCCTATGGATAAGAAGATTGTCGTAGGATGCTGGTCTGGTAACAATGCAGGTCAGGCAGTAGCGTTACTTCGTATGAACGGATACGATGCTCATTTGCTTACAAGTGGAATTGATAACGGCTGGTTACAAAAAACTAAGCCAGAAGCAGAAAGAAAGCCTCTACCATTAGTGAAATAA
- a CDS encoding stalk domain-containing protein, giving the protein MKKIITVAVAALITMGIATYDVQVVEASPCEVDTPAPAKPATPAPAPAPAKPATPAPAPAKPATPAPTPAATPAVTTAAKVPVTNVDFKFLGKPGKASIVIIDKEVYVSVRSFAQALGSDVGWDANSKQVVIKGDVIGTPLEIRGQSGQKGITVNKKLFVMQRAVTNVDGTLYVRAHCIAGITGSIMKSPVKVTFAKNVLEFKE; this is encoded by the coding sequence ATGAAAAAAATCATTACGGTTGCAGTGGCGGCACTCATAACAATGGGAATCGCTACCTATGATGTGCAGGTTGTAGAAGCTTCACCATGTGAAGTGGATACGCCGGCACCAGCAAAGCCAGCAACACCGGCACCAGCACCGGCACCAGCAAAGCCAGCAACACCGGCACCGGCGCCAGCAAAACCAGCAACACCAGCGCCAACACCTGCAGCCACTCCAGCTGTCACAACAGCAGCGAAAGTGCCTGTGACGAATGTTGATTTCAAATTCCTAGGAAAGCCTGGTAAAGCATCGATTGTCATTATTGACAAAGAGGTTTACGTAAGCGTTCGATCATTTGCACAAGCACTAGGATCAGATGTAGGTTGGGATGCAAATTCCAAGCAAGTTGTGATTAAAGGTGACGTAATAGGCACTCCACTTGAAATTAGGGGTCAAAGTGGTCAAAAAGGCATTACTGTAAATAAAAAATTGTTTGTTATGCAAAGAGCTGTAACAAATGTTGATGGCACTTTATATGTGCGAGCTCACTGCATTGCAGGCATTACAGGTTCCATCATGAAATCGCCTGTAAAAGTAACATTTGCGAAAAATGTGCTAGAGTTTAAAGAATAG
- a CDS encoding rhodanese-like domain-containing protein, whose protein sequence is MKEKSYEILTKCIRLTVIMLLLLSLTMVGCNKQGQETKAELSPVKQEQPNTSAASQELKVDEFAILQAAAQEYVQRPLMLMSTDEVYQKAVVEKNSEYQLISTRYEEDYNRGHIEGAEWITRTEFAKEETLNRIDKNRKTILYCYTASGATYVSAMLNLMGYEAYGMSIGMTEWTANREVAGTQRTPVAIENYPIESAEYQLQQTYPLPKLTTGKTSVEEIVHEMGMNYFASGKARWISAEEIKVAYDTDALEEFILIDVRDKSKYDKGHVPKAVNIAYRQTMDMTNLQKLPTDKKLIIISEDGQSATQIAALYSFLGYDARTMLYGMLAWSNDPNVVGTSLWKGPRNYPWVGSVKP, encoded by the coding sequence TTGAAGGAGAAAAGTTACGAAATTTTAACGAAGTGTATACGATTAACAGTTATCATGCTTCTCTTGTTGAGTCTGACAATGGTAGGCTGCAACAAACAAGGTCAAGAGACAAAGGCAGAATTATCGCCTGTAAAACAAGAGCAACCGAACACTTCAGCTGCGAGTCAAGAGCTTAAAGTAGATGAATTCGCAATTCTTCAAGCAGCAGCACAGGAATATGTGCAACGCCCGCTAATGCTAATGTCTACCGATGAAGTTTATCAGAAAGCAGTAGTGGAGAAAAATAGCGAGTATCAATTAATAAGCACGCGCTATGAAGAGGATTATAATAGAGGGCATATAGAAGGTGCAGAGTGGATTACGCGCACTGAGTTTGCGAAGGAAGAAACGCTTAATAGAATTGACAAAAACCGTAAGACAATATTATATTGCTATACGGCTAGTGGTGCCACGTATGTATCTGCAATGCTGAATCTTATGGGCTATGAAGCGTACGGAATGAGCATTGGCATGACAGAATGGACTGCCAATAGAGAAGTAGCTGGGACACAAAGAACACCTGTGGCTATCGAGAATTATCCGATTGAATCTGCTGAATATCAACTCCAACAAACATACCCGTTACCTAAATTAACGACAGGAAAAACGAGCGTAGAAGAAATTGTACATGAAATGGGAATGAATTATTTTGCTTCGGGTAAGGCAAGGTGGATTAGTGCCGAAGAGATAAAAGTGGCTTATGACACGGATGCGTTAGAAGAGTTTATATTAATTGACGTAAGGGACAAGAGTAAATATGATAAAGGGCATGTTCCAAAAGCAGTCAACATTGCGTATCGTCAGACAATGGATATGACGAACCTACAAAAACTTCCGACGGACAAAAAACTTATTATCATTAGTGAAGATGGACAATCCGCTACACAAATCGCAGCGTTGTATAGTTTCTTGGGTTATGACGCACGTACGATGTTGTATGGCATGTTGGCCTGGTCAAATGACCCCAATGTTGTAGGAACGAGTTTATGGAAGGGTCCACGCAATTATCCTTGGGTTGGCAGTGTAAAACCGTAA
- the ftsW gene encoding putative lipid II flippase FtsW, with translation MQVQRKLPDFFLLTIALLLTGFGLVAVYSASFAIGYENYHNANFFFVKQLMWATLGIGVLFFTMNIPYNFFRKLSPLMFLGVFVLLVLLIIPGVGIERNYATRWIGIGPLVVQPSEVLKVVICLYFPYLITKKIDVLDDFKKGVMPIIVLMGVCFLLIMVQPDFSTAAMIAFLTVALLFAAGVRIKHLFGVALAGVPFLLLMAIFKPYRVKRLFTFFNPEQADQLKEGYQIMHSLYAFANGGITGVGFGAGLQKLFYLPEPHTDFIFAIIGEELGLIGTIAIIILFALFFWRGLFIASRSEELYAKLAAIGITVMISFQAFVNMGITVGLLPVTGMTLPFISYGGSSLLITLFATGILLNISRYINRN, from the coding sequence ATGCAAGTACAACGAAAGCTTCCAGATTTTTTTCTGTTAACAATAGCTCTATTACTGACTGGCTTTGGACTTGTAGCTGTGTATAGTGCAAGTTTTGCTATAGGATATGAGAATTACCATAATGCAAATTTCTTTTTTGTGAAACAGTTGATGTGGGCAACCCTGGGTATTGGAGTTTTGTTCTTTACGATGAATATCCCTTATAATTTTTTCAGGAAGCTATCACCACTGATGTTCTTGGGTGTGTTCGTGCTATTAGTATTGTTAATTATACCTGGAGTAGGGATTGAAAGGAACTATGCGACTCGATGGATTGGGATTGGGCCATTGGTAGTGCAGCCTTCAGAAGTTCTGAAAGTTGTCATATGTTTGTATTTCCCGTATTTAATAACTAAGAAGATTGATGTTTTAGACGATTTCAAAAAAGGTGTTATGCCGATTATTGTCTTGATGGGTGTTTGTTTTCTATTGATTATGGTGCAGCCTGATTTTAGTACAGCAGCAATGATTGCCTTTTTAACTGTCGCCTTATTGTTCGCGGCAGGCGTGCGAATTAAGCATCTGTTTGGAGTTGCTCTTGCGGGAGTTCCGTTCTTGTTGTTGATGGCTATATTTAAACCTTACCGTGTAAAGCGGTTATTTACGTTTTTCAACCCAGAACAAGCGGATCAGCTCAAAGAGGGCTATCAAATTATGCACTCTTTATATGCATTTGCTAACGGGGGAATTACCGGTGTCGGTTTCGGGGCAGGGCTACAGAAGTTATTCTATTTGCCAGAGCCACATACCGACTTTATCTTTGCTATTATTGGTGAGGAGTTAGGCTTGATCGGTACAATTGCTATTATTATATTATTTGCGCTGTTCTTTTGGCGTGGATTATTCATAGCTTCTCGAAGTGAAGAACTATATGCGAAGCTAGCAGCAATTGGGATTACGGTTATGATTTCTTTTCAGGCCTTCGTCAATATGGGGATTACTGTTGGATTACTACCTGTTACGGGGATGACGCTTCCCTTTATTAGTTACGGTGGGTCGTCGCTACTTATTACTTTGTTTGCTACCGGGATTTTGCTAAATATATCTCGTTACATTAATAGAAATTAG
- the rpoE gene encoding DNA-directed RNA polymerase subunit delta gives MLDDFKVLMTDEEVQNASYVDLAYEILRSSGNTFHYKDLLLEIGRRKGLAQENLENVMATIYSEINIDGRFVAAGQNVWGLKRWYPSEKQSKTGPIPKRFKRNDDDYDDYDLDDDFYMDDDYSPDIEDEDNDINDGFDDIDAIDDDADDFVIGTDDEDVPADLEDDLDEDLADELDPDLDDDFNDDDVDDEDELFEDDEDDDR, from the coding sequence ATGTTAGATGATTTTAAAGTTCTTATGACGGACGAAGAAGTGCAGAACGCTTCATATGTTGATTTAGCATATGAGATTCTTCGTTCATCAGGGAATACATTTCATTATAAAGACCTACTATTAGAGATTGGTCGTCGTAAAGGACTTGCTCAGGAGAACTTGGAGAACGTGATGGCGACAATCTATTCAGAAATTAATATAGATGGTCGATTTGTAGCGGCAGGGCAGAATGTATGGGGACTTAAGCGTTGGTACCCATCAGAAAAGCAATCGAAGACAGGTCCTATTCCGAAGCGCTTTAAGCGTAATGATGATGACTATGATGATTATGACTTAGATGACGACTTCTATATGGATGATGATTATTCACCAGACATAGAAGATGAAGATAATGACATCAATGATGGATTTGATGATATTGATGCGATTGATGATGATGCAGATGATTTTGTTATCGGTACAGATGATGAGGATGTACCAGCAGACCTTGAGGATGATTTAGATGAAGATTTGGCGGATGAATTAGATCCTGACTTGGATGATGATTTTAATGATGATGATGTAGACGACGAAGATGAATTATTCGAAGATGACGAAGATGATGATAGATAA